The following coding sequences lie in one Chanos chanos chromosome 4, fChaCha1.1, whole genome shotgun sequence genomic window:
- the mrpl45 gene encoding large ribosomal subunit protein mL45, whose product MASSICRTLKLFQPTTCHNLKSAVALLDVRFPQSTVVPIRSKKRYFIPPKVGMKQRTQDEIEAQARASGMVPRQEYMERAINIACTAGIFDPYVPPEGDARLSTLSKEGLKQRTEQLRQSAGSQLAIRKIKEHDSEFTTKEFPTRAQEIFIEAHSALTQFDKVKLHSLVTERCYPEMVRGNRYKTIRWRFIESLEPPRVVHARCPDMVSKGNLYGQVTLRMHSRQTLAVYDRFGRLMLGDEEEPRDVLEYLVLERHLVNPYGRWRLHGKIVPAWAPPKDPIIKSVMIPGPKLKPEEEFEELNYEVPRPKAVQWNK is encoded by the exons ATGGCGTCGTCCATCTGTAGGACGTTGAAATTATTTCAGCCGACAACATGTCACAACTTGAAG AGTGCAGTGGCTTTGTTGGACGTGCGGTTCCCCCAGAGTACGGTTGTTCCGATCAGGAGCAAGAAGCGCTATTTCATCCCGCCAAAGGTAGGCATGAAGCAGCGGACCCAAGATGAAATAGAGGCTCAGGCACGGGCGTCCGGTATGGTGCCCAGGCAAGAGTACATGGAGAGAGCCATCAACATTGCTTGTACAG CTGGGATCTTTGATCCATACGTCCCTCCCGAGGGTGATGCTCGTCTGTCCACCTTATCAAAGGAAGGTCTTAAACAGCGAACGGAGCAGTTACGACAGAGCGCAGGATCACAGCTGGC AATACGAAAAATAAAGGAACATGACTCGGAATTCACGACAAAAGAGTTCCCAACTCGAGCTCAAGAGATTTTCATTGAGGCTCATTCTGCTCTCACACA GTTTGATAAAGTTAAACTGCACTCCTTGGTAACAGAGAGGTGTTATCCT GAAATGGTCAGAGGGAACCGTTATAAAACAATTCGTTGGAGATTTATTGAGTCGTTGGAGCCACCAAGAGTGGTTCATGCCCGCTGCCCAGACATGGTCAGTAAGGGTAACCTGTACGGTCAGGTGACACTACGAATGCACTCCCGACAG ACATTGGCTGTTTATGATCGCTTTGGTAGACTTATGTTGGGAGATGAAGAGGAGCCACGGGATGTGCTGGAATACCTTGTGTTGGAGAGGCATCTGGTCAATCCTTATGGTCGCTGGAGACTACACGGCAAGATTGTCCCAGCCTGGGCCCCACCTAAAGACCCCATCATTAAG TCTGTTATGATCCCTGGGCCAAAGCTCAAGCCAGAAGAAGAATTTGAGGAGCTCAACTATGAAGTGCCCAGGCCTAAAGCAGTGCAATGGAACAAGTAG